A genomic segment from Aegilops tauschii subsp. strangulata cultivar AL8/78 chromosome 1, Aet v6.0, whole genome shotgun sequence encodes:
- the LOC109765744 gene encoding uncharacterized protein → MDRTLPYNRMCGYNSDDEGPEEELDEDGLTAQENEIYKKVTGKERGPPLFRDVSLADNAVVDGGLRFGLSEPTPCPKFSDPRLENEDENAHLKKGIKFGSLVEFKIWLCDYAIRNHRPFVVGHSNQKVRYTVKCDQEGCKWMVRGRKIKETGQWVLKNHVGTHTCVPPDKADRSKGHRQLMSKYLGYKLLNQIAHDPTVKVKFLMSSIEELFGYPVKYGKAWMAKANAIRMLHGDYEAAYNILPKMLAAIAHRNPGMCHRVESTDGVFRHAFWSFGQCIEAFTYCRPVLSIDGTFLTGKYKGTLMVAMAHSSNDNVLPVAFALVPSEHDDNWEWFMGHVRTKVIGKREVCIISDRRHGILKAIDVDIPGLPKLQHRWCMRHFVANFYRACKSKEFCKDLTLVCVAFNTDIFKSRYDKLLKALEKNKGGKEFLLRHEPDKEKWSRAYDEGGMRYGDMTSNMVECFNNVLKGVRSLPMTAILKYTFIKLNEYFLKHSESTAKWIGEKMDYPLKVHDWLLHQARKSSKQQVIKYNEKEISIKSMSRVGQQGMVGLMVELLTRCV, encoded by the coding sequence ATGGACCGTACCCTCCCTTATAACCGTATGTGTGGGTATAACTCGGATGACGAGGGTCCGGAGGAAGAATTGGATGAGGATGGGTTGACTGCGCAAGAAAATGAAATCTACAAGAAGGTGACTGGCAAGGAGAGAGGGCCACCGTTGTTTAGGGATGTGAGTCTTGCGGACAATGCCGTCGTTGATGGTGGGCTGAGATTCGGGTTGTCTGAGCCAACACCGTGCCCCAAATTCAGTGATCCTCGACTAGAAAATGAGGATGAGAATGCTCATTTGAAGAAAGGCATCAAGTTTGGTTCTTTGGTAGAGTTCAAGATATGGTTGTGTGACTATGCCATTAGGAACCATAGGCCGTTTGTTGTTGGTCATTCAAATCAAAAAGTTCGGTACACAGTCAAATGTGACCAAGAAGGTTGCAAATGGATGGTCCGCGGTAGAAAAATCAAAGAAACCGGGCAATGGGTGTTGAAGAATCATGTTGGCACTCACACGTGCGTACCCCCGGACAAGGCCGACCGAAGTAAAGGACACCGTCAACTCATGTCTAAGTATCTAGGATACAAATTGTTGAATCAAATAGCACATGATCCAACCGTGAAGGTCAAGTTTCTCATGTCTTCGATTGAGGAACTTTTCGGATACCCGGTCAAGTATGGGAAGGCATGGATGGCGAAGGCAAATGCTATTAGGATGTTGCATGGTGATTATGAGGCCGCATATAACATTCTGCCCAAGATGTTGGCAGCCATTGCTCATCGAAACCCGGGAATGTGCCATCGGGTGGAGTCAACTGACGGAGTGTTTCGTCATGCCTTCTGGAGCTTTGGACAATGCATTGAGGCCTTCACGTATTGTCGCCCGGTCTTGTCTATAGATGGTACATTCTTGACCGGCAAATACAAGGGCACATTGATGGTGGCGATGGCCCACTCTTCAAATGATAATGTGTTGCCGGTGGCatttgccttggtgccttcggagcacgatgataATTGGGAGTGGTTCATGGGGCATGTGAGAACCAAGGTGATAGGCAAGCGAGAGGTATGCATTATATCGGATCGCCGTCATGGGATTCTCAAAGCAATAGACGTTGATATTCCCGGTCTTCCAAAGCTTCAACACCGTTGGTGCATGAGACActttgttgcaaacttttaccgGGCATGCAAGAGCAAGGAGTTTTGCAAAGACCTTACCCTTGTTTGCGTTGCATTCAACACCGACATATTCAAAAGCCGATATGATAAACTCCTCAAGGCTTTGGAGAAGAACAAAGGGGGGAAAGAATTCTTGCTTAGGCACGAGCCGGATAAAGAAAAGTGGTCACGCGCTTACGATGAAGGAGGTATGCGATATGGGGACATGACAAGCAACATGGTGGAATGCTTCAACAATGTGTTGAAGGGTGTCCGTTCCTTGCCGATGACTGCAATACTCAAGTACACTTTCATCAAGCTCAACGAGTACTTCCTAAAGCATTCTGAAAGCACGGCCAAGTGGATTGGCGAAAAGATGGACTATCCATTAAAGGTTCATGATTGGTTGCTGCATCAAGCGCGCAAGTCTTCCAAACAACAAGTGATCAAATATAATGAAAAAGAAATATCTATCAAATCGATGAGCCGGGTGGGACAACAAGGGATGGTAGGTCTTATGGTGGAGTTGCTTACGAGGTGCGTCTGA